The following are encoded in a window of Lampris incognitus isolate fLamInc1 chromosome 15, fLamInc1.hap2, whole genome shotgun sequence genomic DNA:
- the LOC130125504 gene encoding potassium channel subfamily K member 13-like, which yields MACRHGCCCGSGPLNEDNARFLLLALLIVVYLLCGAAVFSALEQPKEKEAKERWAQRFEHFSQKYNLSKTELSNFLRNYEEANVAGIRVDTIRPRWDFTGAFYFVGTVVSTIGFGMTTPATIGGKLFLMFYGLIGCAATILFFNLFLERVITVIAFVLKSCYERRQNKIALPQNGRRNSQGSGGGAGGKGGELAGWKPSVYCVMLILCVAAVLVSCCASVMYSAAEGWGYLDSLYFCFVAFSTIGFGDMVSSQRAVYEGQATTAYRLGNFFFILTGVCCIYSLFNVISIVIKQVLNWLLRRLEAPCRCCFPGRGGHHPHRHPRRNVVAPGHLRARRDPSIETDAVNESETDTGRRMSGEMISMRDFLAANKVNLAIMQKQLSEMANGHPRQSSSRQNGFSGGVGALGIMNNRLAETSVDR from the exons ATGGCATGCAGACACGGGTGCTGCTGCGGCTCCGGTCCCCTCAACGAGGACAACGCGCGGTTCCTCCTGCTGGCCTTGCTCATCGTCGTCTACCTGCTGTGCGGCGCCGCCGTCTTTTCGGCCCTGGAGCAGCCCAAGGAGAAGGAGGCGAAGGAGCGCTGGGCGCAGCGGTTTGAGCATTTCAGCCAAAAGTACAACCTGAGCAAGACGGAGCTGAGCAACTTCCTGAGGAACTACGAGGAAGCCAACGTGGCGGGGATCCGCGTGGACACCATCAGACCCCGGTGGGACTTCACCGGCGCCTTCTACTTCGTTGGGACCGTCGTCTCCACCATAG GGTTTGGGATGACCACTCCTGCCACCATTGGAGGGAAACTCTTCCTGATGTTTTACGGCCTCATTGGCTGCGCTGCCACTATCCTCTTCTTCAACCTCTTCCTGGAACGTGTCATCACCGTCATCGCCTTTGTGCTCAAGTCCTGCTACGAGCGCCGTCAAAACAAGATTGCGCTCCCGCAAAATGGCCGCCGCAACTCTCAGGGGAGTGGGGGAGGTGCTGGAGGTAAAGGGGGAGAGCTGGCAGGCTGGAAACCCTCGGTCTACTGCGTAATGCTGATCCTGTGTGTGGCGGCCGTCTTGGTGTCCTGCTGTGCCTCAGTCATGTACTCGGCTGCCGAGGGCTGGGGCTACTTGGACTCCCTATACTTCTGCTTTGTGGCCTTCAGCACTATTGGCTTTGGGGACATGGTGAGCAGCCAGCGGGCTGTCTACGAGGGCCAAGCTACAACTGCCTACCGGCTGGGCAACTTCTTCTTCATCCTGACCGGCGTCTGCTGCATCTACTCCCTTTTCAACGTCATCTCCATCGTCATTAAGCAGGTCCTCAACTGGCTGCTGAGGAGGCTGGAGGCCCCATGTCGCTGCTGTTTCCCAGGGAGGGGAGGACACCACCCGCACCGACACCCCCGACGCAATGTGGTGGCACCGGGACACCTGCGTGCCCGCCGAGACCCCTCAATTGAGACGGACGCGGTCAACGAAAGCGAGACTGACACTGGTCGTAGGATGTCTGGAGAGATGATCTCCATGAGGGACTTCCTGGCAGCTAATAAA GTGAATCTGGCTATAATGCAGAAGCAGCTGTCGGAGATGGCCAATGGGCACCCTCGCCAGTCCAGTTCACGCCAGAATGGTTTCTCTGGAGGGGTAGGCGCTTTAGGCATTATGAACAACCGACTGGCAGAAACCAGTGTGGACAGATAG